One segment of Scomber scombrus chromosome 3, fScoSco1.1, whole genome shotgun sequence DNA contains the following:
- the nudt2 gene encoding bis(5'-nucleosyl)-tetraphosphatase [asymmetrical] isoform X2, with the protein MTLRACGFIVFRRLLNRVPPPDNIEYLLLQTSYGEHHWTPPKGHVDPGEDDLTTALRETKEEAGLGVEHFRVIDDFVHKLHYKVRGKPKEVLYWLAELRDPGTAVTLSEEHQDYRWARLEDACTLAQYKDLQDTLRAAQRHLEALQDKQ; encoded by the exons ATGACACTGCGTGCCTGTGGCTTCATCGTGTTTCGTCGCCTCTTGAACCGCGTTCCTCCACCAGACAACATCGAGTACCTCCTCTTGCAGACCTCTTATGGGGAGCACCACTGGACCCCACCTAAAG GTCACGTGGACCCTGGTGAGGATGACCTCACCACAGCTCTAAGAGAGACCAAGGAGGAGGCGGGTCTGGGGGTGGAGCACTTTCGGGTGATTGACGATTTTGTGCACAAGCTGCACTACAAGGTGCGAGGCAAACCCAAGGAGGTGCTGTACTGGCTGGCCGAACTGAGAGACCCTGGGACAGCGGTGACTTTATCTGAGGAGCACCAGGATTACCGCTGGGCCAGGCTGGAGGATGCCTGCACTCTGGCCCAGTACAAAGATCTGCAGGACACACTGAGAGCGGCACAGAGACACTTAGAGGCTCTGCAGGACAAACAGTGA
- the glrx gene encoding glutaredoxin-1: MAQQFVQTKIQGDKVVLFIKPTCSFCIKAKDVLAKYKFKPGHLECIDISGRSDMGTMQDYFLELTGARTVPRVFIGEECVGGGSDVEALHKSGKLEGMLQSIGALQ; the protein is encoded by the exons ATGGCGCAGCAGTTTGTGCAGACTAAAATCCAAGGAGACAAAGTGGTGCTGTTCATCAAGCCCACCTGCTCCTTCTGTATCAAGGCCAAGGACGTGTTAGCCAAATACAAGTTCAAGCCGGGACATTTAGAGTGCATTGATATAAGCGGACGCAGCGACATGGGCACCATGCAGGACTACTTCCTGGAGCTGACTGGAGCCCGCACG GTCCCACGGGTGTTCATCGGTGAGGAGTGTGTTGGAGGCGGCAGCGATGTCGAGGCGCTGCATAAGAGTGGTAAACTGGAGGGCATGCTGCAGTCTATTGGAGCCTTGCAGTGA
- the nudt2 gene encoding bis(5'-nucleosyl)-tetraphosphatase [asymmetrical] isoform X1, producing the protein MLSKGASIHGYHKKRPILWKMTLRACGFIVFRRLLNRVPPPDNIEYLLLQTSYGEHHWTPPKGHVDPGEDDLTTALRETKEEAGLGVEHFRVIDDFVHKLHYKVRGKPKEVLYWLAELRDPGTAVTLSEEHQDYRWARLEDACTLAQYKDLQDTLRAAQRHLEALQDKQ; encoded by the exons ATGCTATCCAAGGGAGCAAGCATACATGGATATCACAAAAAGAGGCCAATATTGTG GAAGATGACACTGCGTGCCTGTGGCTTCATCGTGTTTCGTCGCCTCTTGAACCGCGTTCCTCCACCAGACAACATCGAGTACCTCCTCTTGCAGACCTCTTATGGGGAGCACCACTGGACCCCACCTAAAG GTCACGTGGACCCTGGTGAGGATGACCTCACCACAGCTCTAAGAGAGACCAAGGAGGAGGCGGGTCTGGGGGTGGAGCACTTTCGGGTGATTGACGATTTTGTGCACAAGCTGCACTACAAGGTGCGAGGCAAACCCAAGGAGGTGCTGTACTGGCTGGCCGAACTGAGAGACCCTGGGACAGCGGTGACTTTATCTGAGGAGCACCAGGATTACCGCTGGGCCAGGCTGGAGGATGCCTGCACTCTGGCCCAGTACAAAGATCTGCAGGACACACTGAGAGCGGCACAGAGACACTTAGAGGCTCTGCAGGACAAACAGTGA
- the rhobtb3 gene encoding rho-related BTB domain-containing protein 3: MGQGQLQGGLLWSYLGHGALVGPCDLESSLHNPAFMEYTSRVFGDVTVVVRDCPSWDLLDSDWTSVRKVLEQADILVIKYSVTDKLAFQQVRNGYAPRLRPLLRHWGVPVILVAVGARLNDEGPPCTCPLCASDWSSCVPHSEGLQLSRDLGATYLELPSLNHVFVGRYFGSVLEYFMIQCLKHKAKERPEKRRGNKVNELRPPHLEQPARLPPIRVEESSFSQDMQWLLERGVQFADVAFYAGDSGKELGWAHAAVLCAVSPYFRQLLLGPKTRERDAGPHSLLSTWDGGIIDDMPRSEGHLTGRLSRLVVKDPLLCMCLWETLMFIYRGAWEWEHLQEALEEKLKSSLAVSQLMERIRSLIGRERGPRDTPSARAAQLGPQTLVNLFNSPLYSDVIFMVQGSVLPAHRAVLVARCDVMAAMFSGKYAEARSRVVPIHGVSSDTFLSFLEYLYTDSCCPASVLQAMAVLVCAEMYQVKRLQHLCEVCVCAYLQSMPSRELSSTGISVVRLLRRAKCHNAEQLYVWLLHFIANNYLIFSHKPDFLELSEDEREQVERLRWPSRGYLQELSEYQQRRRKLRKSRCIVM; the protein is encoded by the exons ATGGGCCAGGGCCAGCTGCAGGGAGGCCTGCTGTGGAGCTACCTGGGTCATGGAGCGCTGGTCGGACCCTGCGACCTAGAGAGCAGCCTGCACAATCCGGCCTTCATGGAGTACACCTCACGTGTGTTTGGAGATGTTACTGTAGTGGTTCGGGATTGTCCCAGCTGG GACTTGCTGGACAGCGACTGGACCAGCGTACGGAAGGTACTTGAGCAGGCAGACATACTTGTCATTAAATattcagtcacagataaactgGCCTTCCAGCAAGTCCGGAACGGTTATGCTCCGAGACTCCGCCCGCTACTGAGGCACTGGGGTGTGCCTGTCATCCTGGTCGCCGTTGGAGCGCGTCTGAATG ATGAAGGCCCTCCCTGTACGTGTCCACTGTGTGCATCAGACTGGAGCAGCTGTGTGCCTCACAGTGAAGGTCTGCAGCTGTCCCGGGACCTGGGGGCCACCTACCTGGAGTTGCCCTCTCTCAACCATGTGTTCGTGGGTCGCTACTTTGGCAGCGTG CTGGAGTACTTCATGATTCAGTGTCTGAAACACAAAGCCAAAGAGAGGCCTGAGAAGAGGCGAGGAAACAAAGTGAACGAGCTTCGTCCGCCTCACTTGGAACAACCAG CACGTCTTCCCCCTATTCGAGTGGAGGAGTCAAGCTTCTCCCAGGACATGCAGTGGTTGTTGGAGCGTGGCGTGCAGTTCGCCGATGTGGCTTTCTACGCTGGGGACTCTGGGAAAGAGCTGGGGTGGGCGCACGCTGCAGTGTTGTGTGCTGTCAGCCCATACTTCAGACAGCTGCTCCTGGGGCCCAAGACCAG AGAGCGGGATGCAGGCCCCCATTCACTGCTCTCCACCTGGGACGGGGGGATTATTGATGACATGCCACGATCAGAGGGACACCTGACTGGACGGCTGTCTCGTCTGGTGGTGAAGGACCCCCTCCTGTGTATGTGCTTGTGGGAGACTCTCATGTTCATTTACAGAG GAGCGTGGGAGTGGGAACACCTCCAGGAGGCCCTGGAAGAGAAGTTGAAGAGCTCGCTGGCCGTCTCTCAGCTTATGGAGCGCATACGATCACTCATCGGCAGAGAAAGG ggcCCCAGAGACACCCCAAGCGCACGGGCGGCTCAGCTCGGTCCCCAGACTCTTGTCAACCTCTTCAACTCCCCTCTTTACTCTGATGTCATCTTCATGGTGCAAG gtAGTGTATTGCCAGCTCACCGAGCAGTGCTTGTAGCGCGCTGTGACGTCATGGCAGCCATGTTCAGTGGGAAGTATGCGGAGGCCCGGAGCCGAGTGGTGCCTATTCACGGCGTCTCCTCGGAcactttcctgtccttcctggAGTACCTCTACACTGATTCCTGCTGCCCTG CCAGTGTGCTGCAGGCCATGGCCGTGCTTGTCTGTGCTGAGATGTACCAGGTGAAACGACTGCAGCAcctgtgtgaggtgtgtgtgtgcgcttacCTTCAGAGTATGCCCAGTAGAGAGCTGTCATCAACGGGCATCAGCGTGGTTCGACTCCTCCGACGAGCAAAG TGTCACAACGCAGAGCAGCTGTACGTTTGGCTCCTCCACTTCATCGCTAACAACTACCTGATCTTCAGCCACAAGCCTGACTTCCTGGAGCTCTCAG AGGATGAGCGTGAGCAGGTGGAGAGGCTACGCTGGCCGTCCAGAGGGTACCTGCAGGAGCTCAGTGAGTATCAGCAGCGCCGACGTAAACTACGCAAGTCCCGCTGCATTGTCATGTGA
- the rfesd gene encoding Rieske domain-containing protein, with amino-acid sequence MEEKEQPIAGLHFVGKKDELIEAKRSFRTIEGRDILIISHQDVFYALDSYCYHAGGELQNGDIEDIDGKLCIICPNHKYKISLAEGEGIYKAKVSRENVAKWFSRGVKQRIHMVTETNGDVYVKLSEDCSNIESDFYQGEKGKVERAKAAKNNSTGVL; translated from the exons atggaggagaaggagcagcCTATAGCAGGGCTTCACTTTGTGGGGAAGAAAGATGAACTGATTGAAGCAAAGCGCTCTTTTAGAACAATAGAGGGTCGAGATATACTGATCATCAGCCACCAAGACGTCTTTTATGCTTTGGACTCTTACTGTTATC ATGCAGGGGGTGAGCTGCAGAATGGAGACATTGAG gatatcGATGGCAAGCTGTGCATAATTTGTCCGAATCACAAGTACAAGATCTCTCTGGCTGAAGGGGAGGGCATATACAAGGCCAAAGTCTCAAGGGAAAATGTGGCCAAATGGTTCTCAAGGGGTGTGAAGCAGCGGATCCACATGGTCACAGAGACCAACGGGGATGTCTATGTCAAGCTTTCTGAGGACTGCAGCAATATAGAGTCAGACTTCTACCAAGGAGAGAAGGGCAAGGTGGAAAGGGCCAAAGCTGCTAAAAACAACTCAACTGGGGTCCTCTGA